In Eriocheir sinensis breed Jianghai 21 chromosome 17, ASM2467909v1, whole genome shotgun sequence, one genomic interval encodes:
- the LOC127000127 gene encoding uncharacterized protein LOC127000127 gives MYLLEPRYRSQFIAPWDEAGQIAAYMNMAGDLGLYTGQQEWLVLLPQNATLQKIKSALANVKLFVDSEVMLCQESPNGRYEILQVWNVGKEAGDHTLQEELWATWSPAAGLTQLVRGSKYDRRKDLRGFHLKVASIETYLT, from the exons ATGTACCTGCTGGAGCCTCGCTATCGATCTCAATTCATTGCTCCTTGGGACGAGGCGGGGCAGATTGCAGCCTACATGAACATG GCCGGTGATCTTGGGCTGTATACAGGACAGCAGGAGTGGCTGGTGTTACTGCCACAAAATGCCACCCTTCAAAAAATTAAGAGCGCTCTCGCCAACGTAAAACTCTTCGTCGACAGTGAG GTCATGTTGTGTCAAGAGTCTCCAAACGGCCGCTATGAGATCCTTCAAGTGTGGAACGTGGGTAAGGAGGCAGGCGACCACACTCTCCAGGAAGAGCTGTGGGCCACCTGGAGTCCCGCCGCAGGACTGACTCAGCTTGTCCGTGGCAGCAAGTACGACAGACGTAAAGACCTCCGCGGCTTTCACCTCAAAGTGGCCTCCATagag acctacctgacctga